One Aliidongia dinghuensis genomic region harbors:
- a CDS encoding glycoside hydrolase family 31 protein: MKPIRQAVLAETTERGVTLDCGDGIRCRISILKPDLVRVLFVRGAEPRQPRTWMVPAHGTADVPWEGRDRLDETSWPVPAFDRAQAADAITLKTAALTLRIGLQPLALTWSLPDGNVFARDRSNHAYLFGQKLRHHHERHEGDRYHGLGDKTGRLNLHGRRLRTTMLDSLGFDPEWGDPLYKHWPFVITRDGATGVNWGIFYDNLADATFDLGAEHDNYYGLFRGYEAADGDLDYYVFVGPDLDAVTGKFLDLTGRAPVPPRWTLGFSQTAMAIADSANAQARMHEFIEKCGAERIPVSAFHFGSGYTSIGPKRYVFTWNLSKYPEPRKLTDAFHAAGIKIVANLKPCLLDDHPAYRVALEAGAFIRDRATGQPVITQFWDGEGAHLDFTNQAGIRWWQDGVRNQVLDYGIDIAWNDNNEYTLWDDGPECAGFGTAIPLELARGLQPLLMTRASLEAQQERKPDERPFSVTRAGCPGIQRYAQTWSGDNSTSWRSLKWNLRTGLQMSLSGMHNIGHDVGGFSGPVPDAELLVRWTQMGSVHPRFIMNSWKPDGVYTAPWLHAEAIPAIRSAIRLRYRLLPYFYALMHQAAEGGPAPLRPTFAAFDRDPATFVDNDELMVGPHLLAAPVVEPGARSRAVYLPAGPECWFDFWSGERLPAGAEALLAAPLDRLPLVAPAGAIIPMTDEPADFSRLHDEPSRCLRLFPGPGTGSSRFTLYEDDGISVAGPVAKLRFELAWTPETVTLTADGPAPINATPAGMAPIGVSLPLADRRTLVLNGTGVALEPRPFRATLDA; this comes from the coding sequence CGAGACGAGCTGGCCGGTACCGGCATTCGACCGCGCCCAGGCAGCGGACGCCATCACGCTCAAGACGGCGGCGTTGACACTCCGGATCGGCCTCCAGCCGCTGGCGCTCACCTGGTCGCTGCCCGACGGTAACGTGTTCGCCCGCGACCGCTCGAACCATGCTTACCTGTTCGGCCAGAAGCTGCGCCATCACCATGAGCGCCATGAGGGCGACCGCTATCACGGGCTCGGCGACAAGACCGGGCGCTTGAACCTGCATGGCCGCCGGCTCAGGACGACCATGCTCGACAGCCTCGGCTTTGATCCGGAATGGGGCGACCCGCTCTACAAGCATTGGCCGTTCGTCATCACCCGCGATGGTGCCACCGGCGTCAATTGGGGCATCTTCTACGACAACCTGGCCGACGCCACATTCGACCTGGGCGCCGAGCACGATAATTACTATGGCCTGTTCCGCGGCTACGAGGCAGCGGACGGCGATCTCGACTATTACGTCTTTGTCGGCCCCGACCTGGATGCGGTGACGGGGAAGTTCCTTGATCTCACCGGCCGCGCCCCGGTGCCGCCACGCTGGACGCTGGGCTTCTCCCAGACGGCGATGGCGATCGCCGACAGCGCCAATGCGCAGGCGCGCATGCACGAGTTCATCGAGAAATGCGGCGCCGAGCGCATTCCGGTGAGCGCGTTCCATTTCGGCTCCGGCTACACCTCGATCGGGCCGAAGCGCTATGTCTTCACCTGGAACCTGTCGAAATATCCGGAGCCCAGGAAGCTGACCGACGCGTTCCATGCGGCCGGCATCAAGATCGTCGCCAACCTCAAGCCGTGCCTGCTCGACGATCACCCCGCATATCGGGTGGCGCTCGAGGCCGGCGCCTTTATCCGCGACCGGGCGACCGGCCAGCCGGTCATCACCCAGTTCTGGGACGGCGAAGGCGCCCATCTCGATTTCACCAACCAGGCCGGCATCCGCTGGTGGCAGGACGGGGTTCGAAACCAGGTGCTGGATTACGGCATCGACATCGCCTGGAACGACAACAACGAATATACCCTCTGGGACGACGGTCCCGAATGCGCCGGCTTCGGCACGGCCATCCCGCTCGAGCTCGCGCGCGGCCTGCAGCCGCTGCTGATGACGCGCGCCTCGCTCGAGGCGCAGCAGGAGCGGAAGCCCGACGAGCGGCCCTTCAGCGTTACCCGCGCCGGCTGCCCGGGCATCCAGCGCTATGCCCAGACCTGGAGCGGCGACAATTCGACGAGCTGGCGCAGCCTGAAATGGAACCTGCGCACCGGCCTGCAGATGAGCCTGTCCGGCATGCACAACATCGGCCATGACGTCGGCGGCTTCTCAGGCCCCGTGCCCGATGCGGAGCTGCTGGTGCGCTGGACCCAGATGGGCTCGGTCCACCCGCGCTTCATCATGAATTCCTGGAAGCCCGACGGCGTCTATACCGCCCCCTGGCTGCATGCCGAGGCGATCCCGGCGATCCGCAGCGCCATCCGCCTGCGCTACCGCCTGCTGCCCTATTTCTACGCGCTGATGCATCAGGCGGCCGAAGGCGGCCCCGCCCCGCTCCGGCCGACCTTCGCGGCGTTCGATCGGGATCCCGCGACCTTCGTCGACAATGACGAGCTGATGGTCGGGCCGCACCTGCTGGCGGCCCCGGTGGTCGAGCCGGGCGCCCGGTCGCGCGCGGTCTATCTGCCGGCCGGACCCGAATGCTGGTTCGATTTCTGGAGCGGCGAGCGTCTGCCGGCCGGCGCCGAGGCGCTGCTCGCGGCCCCGCTCGACCGCCTGCCGCTCGTGGCCCCGGCCGGCGCCATCATCCCGATGACCGACGAGCCGGCGGATTTCTCCCGCCTGCATGACGAACCGAGCCGTTGCCTGCGCCTGTTCCCGGGCCCGGGAACAGGCAGCAGCCGCTTCACGCTCTACGAGGATGACGGCATTTCGGTCGCGGGTCCGGTCGCGAAGCTGCGGTTCGAGCTTGCCTGGACGCCCGAGACGGTCACGCTCACCGCCGATGGCCCGGCGCCGATCAACGCCACGCCGGCCGGCATGGCGCCGATCGGCGTGTCGCTGCCGCTCGCCGACCGCCGCACGCTCGTACTGAACGGCACCGGCGTGGCGCTCGAGCCGCGGCCGTTCCGGGCGACGCTCGACGCCTGA
- the lptE gene encoding LPS assembly lipoprotein LptE, with translation MSWRNRLSAAVGLALLGTGLAGCGFHPLYAAHDENGLDTGLASVQVDQIRDRLGQVLTNQLRDGFNPTSASVPARYRLSVALIKQEYDSATRSDGTASHTTVRFLADYALRNIADNKPVISGQIRSDNGLDVLDNQYANTIGEQTEELRAVHDVGDQLHERVALYLRQVAAKQ, from the coding sequence ATGTCGTGGCGTAACCGCCTTTCCGCCGCCGTCGGCCTGGCCCTGCTCGGCACGGGCCTCGCCGGCTGCGGCTTCCATCCGCTCTATGCGGCGCATGACGAGAACGGGCTCGACACCGGCCTCGCCTCGGTCCAGGTCGACCAGATCCGCGATCGGCTCGGCCAGGTGCTGACCAACCAGCTGCGCGACGGCTTCAACCCGACATCGGCCAGCGTGCCGGCGCGCTATCGGCTCTCCGTGGCGCTGATCAAGCAGGAGTACGACTCAGCGACGCGGTCGGACGGCACGGCCAGCCACACGACCGTCCGCTTCCTCGCGGATTACGCGCTGCGCAACATCGCCGACAACAAGCCGGTCATCTCGGGCCAGATCCGGTCCGACAACGGGCTCGACGTGCTCGACAACCAGTACGCCAACACGATCGGCGAACAGACCGAGGAATTGCGCGCGGTGCACGACGTCGGCGACCAGCTGCATGAGCGTGTAGCGCTCTATCTGCGGCAGGTCGCGGCCAAGCAATGA
- a CDS encoding porin, which produces MKKLLLGTSALVAAGLFSNGAHAQTATTDQPIQMKFGGQYYTGAAAMISQDDQPGDAGYKRQPTGFQDYFLIRFLGSTTFSNGITAGVWTRLNAFSAPNGQANTTNGFQSSNNTTIKDSYVYLKNASWGEFRIGDDSDVRRNDAVGNNAGVTGDGNIGANSGAIYFSNSPVYNFTTLNLDSRGTKIVYYSPTIAGFHFGASYTPDKAGGHTNGPGNIGDNNGLTDNQTNGLTPSYLNNATAYNYWSLTTGYNGTFGPVKFAWTAGYSTGSRKGGCSTSVKVALGNDAACGFSSSNTVEANSTTNADPKVYNSGIQVNYGPWELGFNYELSQALPSPAVGGQGQAIAFNAAGLPTAFFNRTNEMTNKQSDLNISYTVGAIRLGAEWSRGEFEGITGDANVKRAAINDVIQVGATYSVGPGVNIAGLIQQTLYDPNGAYVPAGSSFAPGTGGVAGNNNVYAKSFNSTALIMETSFRW; this is translated from the coding sequence ATGAAGAAGTTACTGTTGGGGACTTCCGCGCTCGTCGCGGCGGGCCTTTTCTCGAACGGCGCGCACGCGCAGACCGCGACCACGGATCAGCCGATCCAGATGAAGTTCGGTGGCCAGTACTATACCGGCGCCGCCGCGATGATCTCGCAGGATGACCAGCCGGGTGATGCCGGCTACAAGCGCCAGCCGACCGGGTTCCAGGACTATTTCCTGATCCGCTTCCTGGGCTCGACCACGTTCTCGAACGGCATCACCGCCGGTGTCTGGACCCGTCTCAATGCCTTCTCGGCACCGAACGGCCAGGCCAACACGACGAACGGCTTCCAGAGCTCGAACAACACGACGATCAAGGACTCGTACGTCTACCTGAAGAACGCCTCCTGGGGCGAGTTCCGCATCGGTGACGACAGCGACGTCCGCCGCAACGACGCGGTCGGCAACAACGCCGGTGTCACGGGCGACGGCAACATCGGTGCCAACTCGGGCGCCATCTATTTCTCGAACTCGCCGGTCTACAACTTCACGACCCTCAACCTGGACAGCCGCGGCACCAAGATCGTCTACTACAGCCCGACGATCGCCGGCTTCCACTTCGGCGCCAGCTACACGCCGGACAAGGCGGGCGGCCACACCAACGGCCCGGGCAACATCGGCGACAACAACGGCCTGACCGACAACCAGACGAACGGCCTGACGCCGAGCTATCTCAACAATGCCACGGCCTATAACTACTGGTCGCTCACGACCGGCTACAACGGCACGTTCGGCCCGGTGAAGTTCGCGTGGACGGCCGGCTACTCGACCGGCAGCCGCAAGGGCGGCTGCAGCACGAGCGTGAAGGTGGCGCTTGGTAACGATGCGGCTTGCGGCTTCAGCAGCAGCAACACCGTCGAAGCCAACAGCACCACCAACGCCGATCCGAAGGTCTACAACAGCGGCATCCAGGTCAACTACGGCCCGTGGGAACTCGGCTTCAACTACGAACTGTCGCAAGCGCTCCCGAGCCCGGCCGTTGGCGGCCAGGGCCAGGCGATCGCGTTCAATGCGGCCGGTCTGCCGACGGCGTTCTTCAACCGCACGAACGAGATGACCAACAAGCAGTCCGACCTCAATATTTCCTACACCGTCGGCGCGATCCGCCTCGGTGCGGAATGGTCGCGCGGTGAGTTCGAAGGCATCACCGGCGACGCGAACGTGAAGCGCGCCGCGATCAACGACGTGATCCAGGTCGGTGCGACCTACTCGGTCGGCCCGGGCGTGAACATCGCCGGCCTGATCCAGCAGACCCTGTACGATCCGAACGGCGCCTACGTGCCGGCTGGCTCCAGCTTCGCGCCGGGCACCGGCGGCGTTGCGGGCAACAACAACGTCTACGCCAAGAGCTTCAACTCGACGGCGCTCATCATGGAAACGTCGTTCCGCTGGTAA
- the leuS gene encoding leucine--tRNA ligase — MDRYNFHEAEGRWQSVWRERGSFAAKTDPSRPKYYVLEMFPYPSGKLHVGHVRNYTMGDVVSRYKRARGFNVLHPMGWDAFGLPAENAAIAGGIHPGKWTYENIATMGEQLKLIGLAYDWDREIATCHPEYYRHEQKMFLDFLANGLAYRKESWVNWDPVEHTVLANEQVIDGRGWRSGALVEKRLLSQWFLKITDFADELLAGIDTLDRWPERVRVMQSNWIGRSEGARVQFTLEGEGFAGEQLEIFTTRPDTLFGASFCALSANHPVAQRLALENPTVAAFNADCNRMGTSEAAIETAEKLGLKTRLTVAHPLMPGVSLPLYIANFVLMEYGTGAIFGCPAHDQRDLDFARKYGLPVKTVVKPADGPAPEIGTEAFVSTDGVAVNSGFLDGLAVPAAKRAAIERLESLGIGKGTIQYRLRDWGVSRQRYWGCPIPVIHCPACGIVPVPAQDLPVKLPDDVSFDQPGNPLDRHPTWKHVNCPTCGGKATRETDTFDTFFESSWYFARFCSPRSENAFDRADVDYWLPVDQYIGGIEHAILHLLYSRFFVRALKKCGYLDLDEPFAGLFTQGMVCHQTYQDEDGNWLFPEQVTLDANGVATSNGRPVVIGRLEKMSKSKKNLVGLETIVESYGADTARLFLLSDSPPERDLEWTEAGVEGTWRYVNRLFRLIQDHRERLAPIGAATDDAGETRRMVHKTVAAVTEDLEQFRFNRGVARLRELSNHLETVAATLDGAVLREAFETLTVLLGPMMPHLAEELWHMLGHETLLVDQPWPTPLAALVRDDTVTLAVQVNGKLRATLDQPRDVDQEAARVAALALPEVQRALDGKPARKVIVVPNRVINVVA, encoded by the coding sequence ATGGATCGGTATAATTTTCATGAGGCCGAGGGCCGTTGGCAGTCGGTCTGGCGCGAGCGCGGCAGCTTTGCCGCCAAGACCGATCCGAGCCGTCCGAAATACTACGTGCTGGAGATGTTCCCGTATCCGTCGGGCAAGCTCCATGTCGGCCATGTCCGCAATTACACGATGGGCGACGTCGTCAGCCGCTACAAGCGGGCGCGCGGCTTCAACGTGCTGCACCCGATGGGCTGGGACGCGTTCGGCCTGCCCGCCGAGAACGCCGCCATCGCCGGCGGCATCCATCCGGGCAAGTGGACCTACGAGAATATCGCCACCATGGGCGAGCAGCTGAAGCTGATCGGCCTCGCCTACGACTGGGACCGCGAGATCGCGACCTGCCATCCGGAATATTACCGGCACGAGCAGAAGATGTTCCTGGACTTCCTCGCGAACGGCTTGGCTTATCGCAAGGAATCCTGGGTCAACTGGGACCCGGTCGAGCATACCGTGCTGGCCAACGAGCAGGTCATCGACGGCCGCGGCTGGCGCTCGGGCGCGCTGGTCGAGAAGCGCCTGCTCTCGCAGTGGTTCCTCAAGATCACCGACTTCGCCGACGAGCTCCTGGCCGGCATCGACACGCTCGACCGCTGGCCCGAGCGCGTGCGCGTCATGCAGTCGAACTGGATCGGCCGCTCCGAGGGTGCCCGCGTGCAGTTCACGCTCGAGGGCGAGGGCTTCGCCGGCGAACAGCTCGAGATCTTCACGACCCGGCCGGACACGCTTTTCGGCGCGTCCTTCTGCGCCCTCTCGGCCAACCACCCGGTCGCCCAGCGGCTCGCCCTCGAAAACCCGACGGTCGCCGCATTCAACGCCGACTGCAACCGCATGGGCACGTCGGAAGCCGCGATCGAGACGGCGGAGAAGCTGGGCTTGAAGACCCGGCTGACGGTGGCGCACCCGCTGATGCCCGGCGTCAGCCTGCCGCTCTATATCGCGAACTTCGTGCTGATGGAGTACGGCACCGGCGCCATCTTCGGCTGCCCGGCCCATGATCAGCGCGACCTGGACTTCGCGCGCAAATACGGGCTGCCGGTCAAGACCGTGGTCAAGCCCGCCGACGGCCCGGCGCCGGAGATCGGCACCGAGGCCTTCGTCTCGACCGATGGCGTCGCGGTCAATTCCGGCTTCCTCGACGGGCTCGCCGTGCCCGCGGCCAAGCGTGCCGCCATCGAGCGGCTGGAGAGCCTCGGCATCGGCAAGGGCACGATCCAGTACCGCCTGCGCGACTGGGGCGTGTCGCGCCAGCGCTACTGGGGCTGCCCGATCCCGGTCATCCATTGCCCGGCCTGCGGCATCGTGCCGGTGCCGGCCCAGGACCTGCCGGTCAAGCTGCCGGACGACGTGAGCTTCGACCAGCCCGGCAACCCGCTCGACCGGCATCCGACCTGGAAGCATGTCAATTGCCCGACATGCGGCGGCAAGGCGACGCGCGAGACCGACACGTTCGATACGTTCTTCGAGTCCTCGTGGTATTTCGCGCGCTTCTGCTCGCCCCGCTCCGAGAATGCGTTCGACCGGGCCGACGTCGATTACTGGCTGCCGGTCGACCAGTATATCGGCGGCATCGAGCACGCGATCCTGCATCTGCTCTATTCGCGCTTCTTCGTGCGCGCGCTCAAGAAATGCGGCTATCTGGACCTGGACGAGCCGTTCGCCGGCCTGTTCACCCAGGGCATGGTCTGCCACCAGACCTATCAGGACGAGGACGGCAACTGGCTGTTCCCGGAACAGGTGACGCTCGACGCCAACGGGGTTGCCACCTCGAACGGCCGGCCGGTCGTGATCGGCCGTCTCGAAAAGATGTCCAAGTCCAAGAAGAACCTGGTCGGCCTGGAAACCATCGTCGAGAGCTACGGTGCCGACACGGCGCGCCTGTTCCTGCTGTCGGACAGCCCGCCGGAACGCGATCTCGAATGGACCGAGGCCGGCGTCGAGGGCACCTGGCGCTACGTCAACCGGCTGTTCCGGCTCATCCAGGACCATCGCGAGCGCCTGGCGCCGATCGGGGCCGCGACCGATGATGCCGGCGAGACCCGGCGGATGGTGCACAAGACCGTAGCCGCCGTGACGGAAGACCTGGAGCAGTTCCGCTTCAACCGCGGCGTCGCCCGGCTGCGCGAGCTGTCGAACCATCTTGAAACCGTCGCCGCCACGCTTGACGGCGCCGTGCTGCGCGAGGCGTTCGAGACGCTGACCGTCCTCCTCGGCCCGATGATGCCTCATCTGGCCGAGGAGCTGTGGCACATGCTCGGCCACGAGACGCTGCTCGTCGATCAGCCCTGGCCGACCCCGCTGGCCGCCCTGGTGCGCGACGACACGGTGACGCTCGCGGTCCAGGTCAACGGCAAGCTGCGCGCGACGCTCGACCAGCCGCGCGACGTCGACCAGGAGGCGGCGCGCGTCGCGGCGCTGGCGCTCCCCGAAGTCCAGCGCGCGCTCGACGGCAAGCCGGCGCGCAAGGTCATCGTCGTACCGAACCGGGTGATCAATGTCGTGGCGTAA
- a CDS encoding porin, translated as MKKLLLQTSAFVAAGLLANGAHAQTASTDQPIQMRLGGQYYTGAAAMISQDDQPGEAGYKRQPTGFQDYFLIRFMGSTTFSNGITAGVFTRLNAFSAPNGTVNTSNGFQSSNNTTIKDSYIYLKNAQSWGEVRIGDDSDVRRNDAVGANAGVTGDQNIGANSSDIYFSGSPVFNLTTLNLDGRGTKIVYYSPTIAGFHFGASYTPDKAGGHTNGPGNIGDNNGPTDNQTNGLTPSYLNNASAYNYWSLTTGWNGTVGPVKAAWTAGYSTASRKGACSSKVALGNDAAGTLGNPTDCLLTSTNNADPHVYNTGFQVNYGPWELGFDYELSQGIPGGLMSGYQQAIALKSNELINKNSDLNISYTVGAIRMGAEWSRGEFEGITGDLTNIKRAAINDVIQVGATYSVGPGVNIAGLIQQTLYDPNGAYVPNGSNFTPGNGGVPANNNVYAKSYNSTALIMETSFKW; from the coding sequence ATGAAGAAACTGCTTCTCCAGACGTCCGCGTTCGTCGCGGCGGGCCTTCTCGCGAACGGCGCCCACGCGCAGACCGCGAGCACCGATCAGCCGATCCAGATGCGGCTCGGCGGCCAGTATTACACCGGCGCCGCTGCGATGATCTCGCAGGACGATCAGCCGGGTGAGGCCGGCTACAAGCGCCAGCCGACCGGGTTCCAGGACTATTTCCTGATCCGTTTTATGGGCTCGACCACCTTCTCGAACGGCATCACCGCCGGCGTCTTCACCCGTTTGAACGCGTTCAGCGCGCCCAATGGCACGGTCAACACGTCGAACGGCTTCCAGAGCTCGAACAACACGACGATCAAGGACAGCTATATCTACCTGAAGAACGCCCAGAGCTGGGGCGAAGTGCGCATCGGTGACGACAGCGACGTCCGCCGCAACGATGCGGTCGGCGCCAATGCCGGCGTCACCGGCGACCAGAACATCGGCGCGAACTCGTCCGATATCTATTTCTCGGGCTCGCCCGTGTTCAACCTGACAACGCTGAACCTCGACGGTCGCGGCACCAAGATCGTCTACTACAGCCCGACGATCGCCGGTTTCCACTTCGGCGCCAGCTACACGCCGGACAAGGCCGGCGGCCACACCAACGGTCCCGGCAACATCGGCGACAACAACGGCCCGACCGACAACCAGACGAACGGCCTGACGCCGAGCTACCTCAACAACGCGTCCGCCTATAACTACTGGTCGCTCACGACCGGCTGGAACGGCACGGTCGGCCCGGTGAAGGCGGCCTGGACGGCCGGCTACTCGACCGCGAGCCGCAAGGGCGCCTGCTCCAGCAAGGTGGCACTCGGCAACGACGCGGCAGGCACGCTCGGCAACCCGACCGACTGCTTGCTGACCTCGACCAACAATGCCGATCCGCACGTCTACAATACCGGCTTCCAGGTCAATTACGGCCCGTGGGAACTGGGATTCGACTATGAGCTGTCGCAGGGCATCCCGGGCGGCCTCATGAGCGGCTATCAGCAGGCGATCGCCTTGAAGTCGAACGAGCTGATCAACAAGAACTCCGACCTCAACATCTCCTACACCGTCGGTGCCATCCGCATGGGTGCGGAATGGTCGCGCGGCGAGTTCGAAGGCATCACCGGCGATCTCACCAACATCAAGCGCGCCGCGATCAACGATGTGATCCAGGTCGGTGCGACCTACTCGGTCGGGCCGGGCGTCAACATCGCCGGCCTGATCCAGCAGACGCTGTACGATCCGAACGGCGCCTATGTGCCGAACGGCTCGAACTTCACGCCGGGCAACGGCGGCGTGCCGGCGAACAACAACGTCTACGCCAAGAGCTACAACTCGACGGCGCTCATCATGGAGACGTCGTTCAAGTGGTAA
- a CDS encoding sulfotransferase domain-containing protein yields MGAIIWLASYPKSGNTWMRSFLHNLLRNPTESYDINTLTDFTYGEAQVRWFRLFDPRPDTEYSLADVQRMRPQVHRHLTGLSADSIFVKTHNALLEDQGMPLVTMEVTAGAIYMIRDPRDVVISYSHHQGQSIDYIIDMMRDQAACTAGDGSNVYEYLSSWSQHVHSWTHTPNRSLLVLRYEDMLDQPVKSFGAVARFLGLDVARPRLEKAMKMSSFKVLKAQEQRKGFIERPKRADAAFFREGRAGQWRKLLTPAQVARIEDDHGEEMRRFGYL; encoded by the coding sequence ATGGGCGCCATCATCTGGCTCGCGTCCTACCCGAAATCGGGCAATACCTGGATGCGTTCGTTCCTGCACAACCTGCTGCGCAACCCGACGGAATCCTACGACATCAACACGCTGACCGACTTCACCTATGGTGAGGCGCAGGTGCGCTGGTTCCGCCTGTTCGACCCGCGGCCGGACACGGAATATTCGCTGGCCGACGTGCAGCGGATGCGCCCGCAGGTGCATCGCCATCTGACCGGCTTGTCGGCCGACAGCATCTTCGTCAAGACCCACAACGCGCTGCTCGAGGATCAGGGCATGCCGCTGGTGACGATGGAGGTCACGGCCGGCGCCATCTACATGATCCGCGACCCGCGCGACGTGGTGATCTCCTACAGCCACCACCAGGGCCAGTCGATCGACTACATTATCGACATGATGCGCGATCAGGCCGCCTGCACGGCCGGTGACGGCAGCAACGTCTATGAATATCTGTCGAGCTGGTCGCAGCATGTCCATTCCTGGACGCACACGCCCAACCGCAGCCTCCTGGTGCTGCGCTACGAGGACATGCTGGACCAGCCGGTGAAGAGCTTTGGCGCCGTTGCCCGCTTCCTGGGCTTGGACGTGGCACGGCCGCGCCTCGAGAAGGCGATGAAGATGAGCTCGTTCAAGGTGCTGAAGGCGCAGGAGCAGCGCAAAGGGTTCATCGAGCGGCCGAAGCGCGCCGACGCCGCCTTCTTCCGCGAGGGCCGGGCCGGCCAATGGCGGAAGCTGCTGACCCCGGCGCAGGTCGCCCGGATCGAAGACGACCACGGCGAGGAGATGCGCCGCTTCGGCTATCTGTGA
- a CDS encoding LysR substrate-binding domain-containing protein, translating to MEARHLRYFVAVAEELSFSRAAERLNIAQPPLSQQIKHLEAEIGQQLLERGTRPLRLTEAGRFFQRQALEILAKMEDAVAGTRRIGRGETGWLGIGYIGSAINTLLPPVLRRFGVEYPGVHVSTFEMHFEEQAAALQNRQIHIGFARSSNGADLFVEDLLYEERVVAAVPSTHPFAGRSRISLAELAGEPVVLCSSRAPRGVDAGCLLAIFRSAGIEPNIALEAMNMESALGLVRAGLGVTLASHGYAQTQRPGIQFLSLGPESPLLPMKAIYRPGDQSPMLKAILGIIHEEAATLSRSALAA from the coding sequence ATGGAAGCGCGCCACCTGCGGTACTTCGTCGCCGTCGCCGAAGAGTTGAGCTTCAGCCGCGCCGCCGAGCGGCTCAACATCGCGCAGCCACCCTTGAGCCAACAGATCAAGCATCTGGAGGCGGAAATCGGCCAGCAGCTGCTCGAGCGTGGCACCCGGCCGCTTCGCCTGACCGAGGCGGGGCGCTTCTTCCAGCGGCAGGCGCTCGAAATCCTGGCCAAGATGGAGGATGCCGTCGCAGGCACGCGCCGCATCGGCCGCGGCGAGACCGGCTGGCTCGGCATCGGCTATATCGGCTCCGCCATCAACACGCTGCTGCCGCCGGTGCTCCGTCGCTTCGGCGTCGAGTATCCGGGCGTCCATGTCTCGACGTTCGAGATGCATTTCGAGGAGCAGGCGGCGGCCCTGCAGAATCGTCAGATCCATATCGGCTTCGCCCGCTCGTCCAACGGCGCCGATCTCTTCGTCGAAGATCTGCTTTACGAGGAACGAGTGGTCGCCGCCGTGCCGTCGACCCATCCGTTCGCCGGCCGGTCACGGATCTCGCTGGCGGAGCTTGCGGGCGAGCCGGTCGTGCTGTGCAGCAGCCGGGCACCCCGGGGTGTCGATGCCGGCTGCCTGCTCGCCATCTTCCGCAGCGCCGGGATCGAGCCCAACATCGCACTCGAAGCGATGAACATGGAGTCGGCGCTGGGCCTGGTGCGCGCCGGCCTGGGCGTGACCCTGGCCAGCCACGGCTACGCCCAGACTCAGCGGCCCGGCATCCAGTTCCTGTCGCTGGGCCCGGAAAGCCCGCTGCTGCCCATGAAGGCGATCTATCGGCCCGGCGACCAGTCGCCGATGCTGAAGGCGATCCTGGGCATCATCCACGAAGAAGCGGCGACCCTGTCGCGCAGCGCGCTCGCGGCCTGA
- a CDS encoding DUF3576 domain-containing protein, whose translation MVNRLRATTLALGLATAAVLAGCSDISPSDTAYRPNDPRYQEETQGDNSLFGSGGLVGLLGGGSKKDAPGAQGIGVNTFLWRASLDTVSFMPLTSADPFGGVIITDWYTPPETPNERFKLNVYILDRQLRADGIKATVFRQSHTPDGRWVDATVDPKTAADLENAILTRARQLRVNTAQQSS comes from the coding sequence ATGGTCAACCGTCTGCGCGCTACCACCCTTGCCCTCGGCCTCGCCACCGCCGCCGTTCTGGCCGGCTGCAGCGACATTTCCCCGTCGGACACTGCCTATCGGCCGAACGACCCGCGGTACCAGGAAGAGACGCAAGGGGACAATTCGTTGTTCGGTTCAGGCGGCCTGGTGGGCCTGCTCGGCGGCGGCTCCAAGAAGGACGCGCCGGGCGCCCAGGGCATCGGCGTCAACACGTTCCTGTGGCGCGCCTCGCTCGATACGGTGTCGTTCATGCCGCTCACCTCGGCCGACCCGTTCGGCGGCGTGATCATCACCGATTGGTATACGCCGCCGGAGACCCCGAACGAGCGCTTCAAGCTCAATGTCTATATCCTGGATCGCCAGCTGCGCGCCGACGGCATCAAGGCAACGGTCTTCCGCCAGAGCCACACGCCCGACGGCCGCTGGGTCGACGCGACGGTCGATCCGAAGACGGCCGCCGACCTGGAAAACGCCATCCTTACCCGCGCCCGCCAATTGCGGGTGAACACGGCGCAGCAGTCGTCGTAA